In Leifsonia sp. AK011, the genomic stretch CCGGGTGGCCAGTGCCGTCGCAACCGACAGCCGACGTTTCTCGCCGCCCGAAAGCGTGAACGGATTGGCACCGAGCAGGCGATCGAGCCGAAGCCGGGACGCGAGTTCTGCGCAGACCTCCTCGAGTTCCGCCTCGCTCCGGCCGAGCACGCGAGGCCCGACGAGGAGTTCGTCCTTCACCGTTCGCGCGAGGAACTGGTGTTCCGGGTCCTGGAAGACGGTGCCGACGCGCGTGAGGAGATCGCGGGATTTCCAGCGGAAGGGGTTCGTTTCGGTGCCAGTGGCGAGAGGGGTGGCATCCACGGTGCCCGCGGCCGCCGGGATGAGCCCTCCGAGGGTGAGGCCGAGTGTCGACTTTCCCGCGCCGTTGGGTCCCGTGATGGCGAGCACGCGCCCTGAACTCACGGAGAGGTCGATGCTGCTGGCGACCACGCGCTGGGGCGCGCGGGCGACGGAGAGGTCGCGGGCCTCGATGACTGCGGTGGTGGCGCCGAGGGTGCGCGTCGGAGCGGCGGGCGGATGCCCCGGCACCCAGATCCCGGATGCCGCGAGCTCGGCACCGCGCTCACCGAGCACGGCATCCGGGCTCCCGTCGGCCAGCACGCTGCCCCTCGCTCCCAGCACGATGATCCGATCCACCAGATCGCGCCAGACCGAGACCCTGTGCTCCACGACGATGAGGGTCGACCCGGTGCTGGCGGCGACCCGAGCCACCGAGTCGCGTACCTGTTCGACGCCGTCCGGATCGAGATTCGCGGTCGGCTCATCGAAGAGCAGCAGCCCCGGCCGCATCGCGAGCACCCCCGCGAGAGCGAGGCGCTGCTTCTGTCCACCGGAGAGTTCGCTCGTGGGGTGGTCGAGTGGCAGGTCGAGCCCGACGGCCTCCAGCGACCCCGCAACTCGTCGCCACGTCTCATCCCGCGGGACCCCGAGGTTCTCGCAACCGAACGCGACATCATCGCCCACGCGCGCGAGCATGACCTGCGAATCGGGATCCTGCAGCACGAGGCCCACACGGCCGCGGGCGGCCCGGGGGTCGGCCCCGCCGACGAGCAGCTCGCCGGCCGACTCCCCCTCATCGTCGCCCCCGAGAACGCCCGCCAGGGCGTGGAGCAGGGTCGACTTGCCGGAGCCCGAGGCGCCGAGAAGCAGCACCCGCTCCCCTGGCTCCACCGTGAAGGTCACGTCGGAGAGGGCCCAGGCGAGCCTCGTGGCGTGTCGCCACCCCCATCCCCGCGCGACGACGGAGACGGGAGCGGCGGCACCAACGAGGGAGGTCACACGCGAACGGTGTTCTCGCGCCCCGACGCGAAACGGTCCAGCGCGCCCGTGCGCGCGAGTCCGCGAGCGAGGAGCCACGAGCCCAGCCCGGCGATCACCGCGCCGGAGAGCACGGCAGAGATCGCGTAGGTGACACCGAAAGCCGTGTCGGCACCGGGGTACCAGAGCACGAGATCGTTGAGGGCCATCGCGAGACCGGAGAGGGCACCCGCGAGGAGCGCGACGAACCAGCTCCAGTTGACGTAGCGGAAGGCGAGGAACACCAACTCGGCGCCGAGACCCTGCACGAGGCCCGCCTCGAGCGTGAGGAACGCCCACTGCGCACCGAGCAGAGCGGAAACGGTTGCCGCGATGATCTCGACGTAGATGGCGGCACCCGGTTTGCGGATGATCAGTCCACCGAGCACGCCGGCGAAGAGCCACACACCGTAGAGCAGGGCCTGCATGCCCGGGAGCGCGGCCTCGAGCGGCGCGGTTGCGGGCTGGTAGAACTGGTTCCAGACCCAGAAGACGAGACCGGCTGCGACGCCGATCGCGCTCGCGACGACGATATCGACGACCCGCCAGGTGAAACGGTTGGATGATGCGGACATAGTGATGTGCCTTTCGGATTCGAAACGGCACGGGTTTCAAGAGGGCCTCCCTGCGCTGGCATGATCCAGATCAGGTTCGACGGTCGAAGCTTGGAGAAGCTTCCTCTCAGCCCGGCTCACCGGACTCCCGTGTACGCCGACAAGCATAGGCTCGAATCATGGACTTCCGCATCTTCACCGAACCGCAGTACGGCGCCACCTACGACGACCAGCTCGGACTCGCCCTCGCCGCCGAACGGCTCGGGTTCAACGCCTACTTCCGGTCCGATCACTACTCGACGATGAGTTCGCAGTCGAACGGGCTACCCGGGCCGACCGACTCGTGGGTGACGCTGGCCGGGCTGGCGCGCGAGACCAGCACGATCCGGTTGGGGACGCTCGTGTCATCCGCCACCTTCCGCCTGCCGGGGATTCTCGCCATCCAGGTCGCGCAGGTTGACGCGATGTCGGGTGGACGTATCGACTTTGGGCTCGGGACCGGATGGTTCGAGGCCGAGCACCGGCAGTACGGGATCCCCTTCCCGGAGAAGCGCTTCGGGCCGTTCGAGGAGCAGCTCGAGATCATCACCGGGCTCTGGAACACGCCCATCGGGGAGCGATTCAGCTACGACGGCAGCCACTACCAGCTCGTCGACTCCCCCGCGCTGCCGAAGCCGGCACAGGCCCACGTGCCCATCATCATCGGTGGCGCCGGTGCCTCGAAGACGCCGGCGCTCGCTGCTCGCTTCGCGGACGAGTTCAACTCGTGGCGAGCCGAGCTGGAGCTGACTGCCGAACGTATCGCACGCGTGCGGGCGGCATGCGAGGCGATCGGCCGTGACCCGGGCGAACTCGTGTTCTCGATCGCCGGCACTACAGCCGTGGGTGGCTCTGCCGCGGACCTCACCCGCCGGGCGGATGCCACGGGCCAGCCTCTCGAGGCGCTGCGCTCCTCCGGCTTCGCGGGCACCGCCTCCGAGGTTGTCGATGTGCTGGGCGCACTGCAGGAGCTCGGCGTCTCGCGCATCTACTTCCAGGTGCTGGACTTCGCGGACCACGACCAGCTCGACTACCTCGCCCGCGAGATCGCGCCCCAGCTCGGGTGACCCCGCTGGGGTTCTACTGGACGTCGCTCAGCGTCGCTTCACGCGCTGAGGTTTGCGTGCGGCGCTGGTGTGCCAACACGCGCGCCCTCGTCATACCTCAGCGCGTGGCATCCGCGGGGCTACTCTGGTGCCCGTGACGGATGCAACGCTGCCCAACCTGCCCCTCCGCAAGCGCCCCATCGACATCGTGTTCGCCGTGTTCTTCACGCTGTTCATCGTGACGTCGTGCATCGCGGACATGCTGCCGACGCTGGGCATCGATTTCAGCCAGCCGACCGGCAACTTCCTCGTCGACTCCAACTACTGGTACGCGCACGACGCCGACCCGCTGTTCATGCATCCGCCCGTCTGGATGCGCATCGTCACCGGTCTCAGCGCGTTCGTGTACATGCTCTTCTACCTGGTGCTCGTGCCGGCCCTGATCAGGGGATGGAACTGGATCCAACTGCCGGCAGTGATCTACGCGACCATGATCGCGTCGATCACGGGCATCATCGTGTTCGGGGTGGAGTTCTTCGGCGAGCCGGAGTTCCAGACCGGCAACCCGGCGAAGTTCCTGGCGTTCAACCTGCCGTATGTGCTCGTGCCCCTTCTGCTCCTCGTGCGCATGCGCAAGCCACTCCCCTTCACGAGAAGGTTCTGATGTGTCCTGGACGCCACTAGACACGACGGTCGTCATACTTGCCGCAGTCCTGGCCGTTCTCGGCGCGTCAATGACGTTCTCCGCACCCTGGGCTTCGGGAGGCCGCGTCTGGGTGAAGGGGGTTGGGGCTCTCATTGCCGTGATGGCTGTGATCGCCATCCTCCTCGTGGTGATCAACGCGATGATCCCTCCGATCACCTGAGCTCGGGCATCGACCCACGCCGCACGCCGAGTGTTC encodes the following:
- a CDS encoding ATP-binding cassette domain-containing protein, yielding MTSLVGAAAPVSVVARGWGWRHATRLAWALSDVTFTVEPGERVLLLGASGSGKSTLLHALAGVLGGDDEGESAGELLVGGADPRAARGRVGLVLQDPDSQVMLARVGDDVAFGCENLGVPRDETWRRVAGSLEAVGLDLPLDHPTSELSGGQKQRLALAGVLAMRPGLLLFDEPTANLDPDGVEQVRDSVARVAASTGSTLIVVEHRVSVWRDLVDRIIVLGARGSVLADGSPDAVLGERGAELAASGIWVPGHPPAAPTRTLGATTAVIEARDLSVARAPQRVVASSIDLSVSSGRVLAITGPNGAGKSTLGLTLGGLIPAAAGTVDATPLATGTETNPFRWKSRDLLTRVGTVFQDPEHQFLARTVKDELLVGPRVLGRSEAELEEVCAELASRLRLDRLLGANPFTLSGGEKRRLSVATALATRPRVLILDEPTFGQDSRTWEELVALLAELADAGSAVVTITHDTELVEALADSEFRMPGAA
- a CDS encoding ECF transporter S component, whose translation is MSASSNRFTWRVVDIVVASAIGVAAGLVFWVWNQFYQPATAPLEAALPGMQALLYGVWLFAGVLGGLIIRKPGAAIYVEIIAATVSALLGAQWAFLTLEAGLVQGLGAELVFLAFRYVNWSWFVALLAGALSGLAMALNDLVLWYPGADTAFGVTYAISAVLSGAVIAGLGSWLLARGLARTGALDRFASGRENTVRV
- a CDS encoding LLM class F420-dependent oxidoreductase; the protein is MDFRIFTEPQYGATYDDQLGLALAAERLGFNAYFRSDHYSTMSSQSNGLPGPTDSWVTLAGLARETSTIRLGTLVSSATFRLPGILAIQVAQVDAMSGGRIDFGLGTGWFEAEHRQYGIPFPEKRFGPFEEQLEIITGLWNTPIGERFSYDGSHYQLVDSPALPKPAQAHVPIIIGGAGASKTPALAARFADEFNSWRAELELTAERIARVRAACEAIGRDPGELVFSIAGTTAVGGSAADLTRRADATGQPLEALRSSGFAGTASEVVDVLGALQELGVSRIYFQVLDFADHDQLDYLAREIAPQLG
- a CDS encoding emopamil-binding family protein yields the protein MTDATLPNLPLRKRPIDIVFAVFFTLFIVTSCIADMLPTLGIDFSQPTGNFLVDSNYWYAHDADPLFMHPPVWMRIVTGLSAFVYMLFYLVLVPALIRGWNWIQLPAVIYATMIASITGIIVFGVEFFGEPEFQTGNPAKFLAFNLPYVLVPLLLLVRMRKPLPFTRRF